The Fimbriimonadaceae bacterium nucleotide sequence ATGTCCAAATCAATCGGAACGTTGTGGTTCCAAAAACTCCTCGGCGCGGAATCTTTGAAGACAAAGATCATCCCTTTATCAAGTGGAGTCTCCTTTTCAGTCAAGAACATCATCCCTTCTTGGCGTTTGGAGTTGTTGTCCATCACCCACGCCTTCAGGGGCTTCTTGCCGATTTTGAGTTCAGCAACTGTCAGTTCGTGAAGCTGGTTCAGTCGGTTTGGGTTGTCCTGTGTCTTTTGTGCAAGCGCCAGCGAAACGAGCACGATAACGGCAATAGAGCTGAATATTCTCCTTCTCATTGAAATCCTCTCTTGTTAATGACGCACGACTGGCGGCACGAATGCGGTGCTTCCGCTTTCGTAAGCGTCGATCTTGTCCGTAAGTGCGAGAGTTGTCCCGATCAAGTCCCATCCATTGACCAGGGCCTCTTTCGAGCTTTCCTTGATTTCGAACCTGAATGTCTCACCTTGGAAACTGACAGCTTGGTTGGGCAGATCGATGCCGACTTCGGCCCCGTTTCCTGCCGAAGCAATCTTGCTGTGGGGACCTTCTTCTAACTCAATGAGAAGCATGCCGCAGTTCGCGGCGTTCTGGCGAAAAATATCGCTGTACCCCGGGGTGGCTTCCGTTTTCTTTGCGATCACGGCGACAAATCCGGCCTGCTGGATCGCCCAAACGGCGTGTTCTCGTGAGCTTCCACAGCCGAAGTTCGTGCCTGCCACCAACACCGTAGCCCCTTTTGCTGAATCCTGG carries:
- a CDS encoding DUF192 domain-containing protein, with protein sequence MRRRIFSSIAVIVLVSLALAQKTQDNPNRLNQLHELTVAELKIGKKPLKAWVMDNNSKRQEGMMFLTEKETPLDKGMIFVFKDSAPRSFWNHNVPIDLDIAYIDANGKVIRVTILKKQDPASVPSNGDAKYVLEMRKGGFKPFEIKVGTKIEGLTKLKAIE
- the leuD gene encoding 3-isopropylmalate dehydratase small subunit → MQPFTTHTGRIAVYNADNVDTDRIIPARFLSMVTRSGYGELLFKDVRGPDFPLDQDSAKGATVLVAGTNFGCGSSREHAVWAIQQAGFVAVIAKKTEATPGYSDIFRQNAANCGMLLIELEEGPHSKIASAGNGAEVGIDLPNQAVSFQGETFRFEIKESSKEALVNGWDLIGTTLALTDKIDAYESGSTAFVPPVVRH